The Procambarus clarkii isolate CNS0578487 chromosome 24, FALCON_Pclarkii_2.0, whole genome shotgun sequence genome includes a region encoding these proteins:
- the LOC138368119 gene encoding uncharacterized protein — translation MLKNAPNKLGGNRYKVQTLSQMGGASCGDTVRRMMRRIGTYGVWSQYSLVGRKRKRVFKTLDICNVIIKACINTHTNATERDVETSIADMLKNAPNKHGGNRYKGGEARIHVHHIAESDMTNNENSGEPGAWHTAESSLMSI, via the exons atgttgaagaacgccccaaacaaactcggtggaaacagatacaag gtccagacgctgtctcaaatgggcggtgcaagctgtggagacacagtgagacgaatgatgaggaggatagggacctatggggtctggtctcagtattcactcgttgggcgcaagaggaaacgtgtcttcaaaaccttggatatttgtaatgtaataataa aagcctgtatcaacacccacactaatgcaactgaaagagatgttgagacaagtattgctgatatgttgaagaacgccccaaacaaacacggtggaaacagatacaag ggtggtgaagcaagaatacatgtgcatcacatagcagagtcggatatgacgaataatgaaaacagcggagagcctggtgcatggcataccgctgaatcttctctaatgtctatatag